The genomic window AGAATAAAAAAGAAGATAGTTTAAGTGAATTGGATGTTTTAGATATTAGAATTAAAAATATACTAAATAGAGCATATATAATGAAATATATGAAAAAGTTTGATAAAGCTGAAATAATCCTAAGAGAGGGATGGGATGAGATAAAAGAAAACCCACTTTATGCCTCAGTGAAAGATGTATATGATAAACAATTTATTGGCTCAATTAAAGAAGTTTTAATTAATAAAAAGAATTTTATAGTAGAATTTGGAAAAGCTATTAATACAAGTTCTGATACTAACAATGAAAAAAACAATAGTAATTAAAAACGTATGAAAAGTTGAAGGGAAAGATGTTAATGTTTAGAATAATTACTAAGGCATTGATTACAAAAGGAAATGATGTCTTGATATTAAAGCGAAATAATACTTCTTTTGCAGCAGGGTATTGGGATATTCCAGGTGGAAAGTTAGAATTTGGAGAGTCTTTACAAGAAAGCTTAGTTAGGGAAGTTAATGAAGAAACGTCTTTACAGATAGATTTAGCAGGTGTCATAAGTACAAGTTCAGGGATAAATTCAGAGAAAAAGAAACAATATATAACCGTTGTATACTTATGTAATTATTTATCAGGGGAAGTAGTTTTGAGTAATGAGCATTCAGAATATATGTGGGTAAATATAAGGAACTTAAAGCAAAAAAATCTAGTTTATTATGTAGAAGAAGCAATTGATAAAATTATATATAGTGATTTGAAAAATTTGAAGTTTAAAAAGGCATTTTAACCCCTAAGTTAGGGGTTTTTTGTTTAAGTAAGTATATTTACTTTTAGTGAAATATTGACAATATTTTGACTTTGACATATTATAAAACTACAGTTATAAAAAGGAAAAGGGGTGATTTCATGTTTAATAATGTAAAAGAGGTAAAGGAATTTTGCGAAAACAAAAAAATTAAAATTATTGATTTTAAAGTTGTAGATTTAGCTGGCAGATGGCATCATCTTTCTATACCAGCAGAAAGATTTAACGAAAGTATAATTGAAAACGGTATTGGGTTTGATGGTTCAAGTTATGGTTTCTTGACCGTAGAAAAGTCTGACATGATTTTTAAGCCAGATATAACTACTGCGTTTATAGACCCATTTTGCCAAATACCAACTCTAACGATGATAGCTAATATATATGAAACTGATGGTGAAAATAAAAGATTTGAAGGTGATCCTAGGTACATAGCAGAGAAAGCAGAAAGTTATCTTATAGAAACAGGTATTGCAGATGAAAATATTATAGGTCCTGAATTTGAATTTTATGTATTTGACCATGTGGCATATAACAATAAGCCATATCATCAACAAGTTTCTTTAGATACTAGACAAGCATATTGGAATACAGGAATAAATGATTATCAAAATTTAGGTTATAAAGTACAGTTTCAAAAAGGATATCATGTAGATATACCTAAAGATATAACTAATGATTTTAGGTCTAAAGCGACACGACTATTAGAAGATGTAGGAATAAAAATTAAATATCATCATCATGAAGTAGGTGGAGCAGGTCAGGTAGAGCTTGAAACACAATTTGGTAGATTGAAAGAGATGGCAGATAATACATTGAAATTAAAATACATAGTAAAGAATTTAGCTATACAAGAAGGGAAAACGGTAACATTTATGCCTAAACCTATATATGGAGAAGCAGGAAATGGGATGCATATACATATGCAATTATTTAAAGATGGACAACCTATATTTTATGATCAAGATGGTTATTCACAATTAAGTGATATTGCATTATATTATATAGGAGGTATATTAAAGCATGCACCAGCACTTTTAGCTTTTACAAATCCAAGTACAAATTCATATAAAAGATTAGTTCCTGGATATGAAGCTCCAGTTAGCATATGTTTTGCTACTGCAAATAGAAGTTCTGTAATTAGAATACCTGGATATGCTAAAACACCAGAAAAGAAAAGATTTGAATTTAGACCTTCCGATGCAACAGCAAATCCATACCTTGCTTTTGCAGCAATATTAATGGCTGGGTTAGATGGTGTAATCAATAAGATTGACCCAGCTGAACAAGGATTTGGTCCATATGATATAAATATATTCAATTTACCAGAAGAAGAAAGAAGTAAAATAAAGAGCTTACCAAAATCATTAGAAGAAGCAGCAGATGCTTTAGAAAAAGACCAT from Caldisalinibacter kiritimatiensis includes these protein-coding regions:
- a CDS encoding NUDIX domain-containing protein, which translates into the protein MFRIITKALITKGNDVLILKRNNTSFAAGYWDIPGGKLEFGESLQESLVREVNEETSLQIDLAGVISTSSGINSEKKKQYITVVYLCNYLSGEVVLSNEHSEYMWVNIRNLKQKNLVYYVEEAIDKIIYSDLKNLKFKKAF
- the glnA gene encoding type I glutamate--ammonia ligase, which gives rise to MFNNVKEVKEFCENKKIKIIDFKVVDLAGRWHHLSIPAERFNESIIENGIGFDGSSYGFLTVEKSDMIFKPDITTAFIDPFCQIPTLTMIANIYETDGENKRFEGDPRYIAEKAESYLIETGIADENIIGPEFEFYVFDHVAYNNKPYHQQVSLDTRQAYWNTGINDYQNLGYKVQFQKGYHVDIPKDITNDFRSKATRLLEDVGIKIKYHHHEVGGAGQVELETQFGRLKEMADNTLKLKYIVKNLAIQEGKTVTFMPKPIYGEAGNGMHIHMQLFKDGQPIFYDQDGYSQLSDIALYYIGGILKHAPALLAFTNPSTNSYKRLVPGYEAPVSICFATANRSSVIRIPGYAKTPEKKRFEFRPSDATANPYLAFAAILMAGLDGVINKIDPAEQGFGPYDINIFNLPEEERSKIKSLPKSLEEAADALEKDHEFLLAGGVFTKGLIQDQISRIREEARKVNNVPHPKEFELYYDL